A stretch of Pristiophorus japonicus isolate sPriJap1 chromosome 12, sPriJap1.hap1, whole genome shotgun sequence DNA encodes these proteins:
- the tmcc1a gene encoding transmembrane and coiled-coil domains protein 1 isoform X2, protein MYWKKQLQRKCSKVRSSQRCCRKLAYLRIERLEVNNLAPSSVIASSSDGGVSVDGLDGALDPQRTKAAIAHLQQKVLKLTEQLKVEQTARDDNVAEYLKLANNADRQQGARIKQVFEKKNQKSAQSILQLQRKLEHYHRKLREVELGGLPRQPKDVLWDMQQGLRGVGARVTGFSEGVVGSVRGGLSSFSQATHSAAGAVVSKPREIASLLRNRFGSADNIPGLKDSLDEAQAEECLKGLGLCGNMQSSPRYGSEEECSSGTSGSGANSMSGAPLEPPSSRTNTLDLSSTGFEGIFQELHQVKETQARLEDSFDTLKSHYQRDYTLMLQTLQEERYRCERLEDQLNDLTELHQNEILNLKQELASMEEKVAYQSYERARDIQEALEACQTRISKMELQQQQQQVVQLEGLENGTARTLLGKLINVLLAVMAVLLVFVSTLANCLVPLMKTRSRTFSTLFLLIFVGVAWRHWQVISGYAGQLVPPAT, encoded by the exons ATGTACTGGAAGAAGCAATTGCAGCGCAAGTGTAGCAAGGTGAGGTCAAGCCAGCGATGCTGCAGGAAGCTTGCTTACTTAAGG ATTGAACGCCTGGAAGTGAACAACTTGGCCCCATCGAGTGTGATTGCCTCAAGCTCGGATGGCGGGGTCAGTGTGGACGGCCTGGATGGGGCCCTGGACCCACAACGGACCAAGGCAGCCATTGCCCACCTGCAGCAGAAGGTGCTGAAGCTGACTGAGCAGCTGAAGGTGGAGCAGACGGCCCGGGATGACAATGTGGCCGAGTACCTCAAACTGGCCAACAACGCTGACCGGCAGCAGGGCGCCCGAATCAAGCAGGTCTTCGAGAAGAAGAACCAGAAGTCGGCCCAGAGCATCCTGCAGCTCCAGCGCAAGCTGGAACACTACCACCGCAAGCTCCGGGAGGTGGAGCTCGGAGGCCTCCCCCGCCAGCCCAAGGACGTGCTGTGGGACATGCAGCAGGGCCTGAGGGGCGTGGGGGCCCGGGTGACAGGCTTCAGTGAGGGGGTGGTGGGCAGCGTGCGGGGCGGGCTCTCCAGCTTCTCCCAGGCCACGCACTCAGCGGCGGGCGCCGTGGTCTCCAAACCCCGGGAGATCGCCTCGCTCCTCCGCAACCGCTTCGGCAGCGCCGACAACATACCCGGCCTCAAGGACTCGCTGGACGAAGCCCAGGCCGAAGAGTGCCTCAAGGGCCTGGGCCTCTGCGGCAACATGCAGTCCAGCCCCAGGTACGGCAGTGAGGAGGAGTGCTCGAGCGGCACGTCGGGCTCAGGCGCCAACAGTATGTCGGGGGCACCCCTGGAACCCCCCAGCTCCAGAACCAACACACTGGACCTCTCCAGCACCGGCTTCGAGGGAATATTCCAGGAGCTGCACCAAGTGAAGGAGACGCAGGCCCGACTGGAAGATTCATTTGACACTCTGAAATCTCACTATCAGAGGGACTATACGCTCATGTTACAGACGCTGCAGGAAGAGCGATACAG GTGTGAGCGGCTGGAGGACCAGCTCAATGACCTGACCGAGCTTCACCAAAATGAGATCCTCAACCTCAAGCAGGAGCTGGCAAGCATGGAGGAGAAGGTTGCCTACCAATCGTACGAGCGAGCGCGGGACATCCAG GAGGCCCTGGAAGCCTGTCAGACACGGATCTCCAAgatggagctgcagcagcagcagcagcaggtggTCCAGCTGGAGGGACTGGAGAACGGAACGGCCCGCACCTTGCTGGGAAAGCTGATCAACGTGCTGCTGGCCGTGATGGCAGTGCTCCTGGTCtttgtgtccacgctggccaactGCCTGGTGCCGCTGATGAAGACGCGGAGCAGGACTTTCAGCACTTTGTTCCTTCTGATATTTGTGGGCGTGGCGTGGAGGCACTGGCAGGTGATCAGCGGCTACGCCGGGCAATTGGTCCCCCCCGCCACATGA